The Hymenobacter sp. DG01 genome has a segment encoding these proteins:
- a CDS encoding DUF1003 domain-containing protein: MKSENAQPAVPPVGKPSMARVVERNIEALLKRQQEEEGQKCWQDRLADAVTAFTGSITFVFIHLVLFGLWIFWNVGWLGLKPFDPSFVVLAMFASVEAIFLSTFVLISQNRTAALAEKRAELNLQVNLLGEHEITRLVILVTEMARKMNIEAANDPEIHELAKDVQPEHVLETIEKKQGQMEQTK, from the coding sequence ATGAAATCAGAAAATGCACAACCAGCTGTGCCCCCGGTGGGTAAGCCTAGTATGGCGCGGGTGGTGGAGCGCAATATTGAGGCGCTGCTAAAACGGCAGCAGGAAGAGGAAGGGCAGAAGTGCTGGCAAGACCGCCTGGCTGACGCCGTTACAGCCTTCACGGGCAGCATAACCTTCGTTTTTATTCACCTGGTGCTGTTTGGACTCTGGATATTTTGGAACGTGGGCTGGCTGGGACTTAAGCCCTTCGACCCCTCGTTTGTGGTGCTGGCCATGTTCGCGTCGGTAGAGGCCATTTTCCTGTCCACTTTTGTGCTCATCAGCCAGAACCGCACGGCGGCGCTGGCCGAAAAGCGGGCGGAACTGAACCTGCAGGTAAACCTGCTGGGAGAGCACGAAATCACGCGTCTGGTGATTCTGGTAACCGAAATGGCCCGCAAGATGAACATCGAGGCTGCCAATGACCCTGAAATACATGAGCTGGCGAAGGACGTGCAGCCCGAACACGTCCTGGAGACCATTGAGAAGAAGCAGGGGCAGATGGAGCAAACGAAATAA
- the acs gene encoding acetate--CoA ligase: MPEHARIRTLEEYHEAYHLSINHPEEFWASVAEPFTWRRKWDQVLSSDMPAGRNEWFRGARLNITENCLDRHLATRGNKLAIIFEPNDPHTRHLRLTYRELHQEVCKFANVLHNNGVEKGDRVCIYMPMIPQLAIAVLACARIGAVHSVIFAGFSATAIADRVNDAQASVVLTSDGLNRGAKQIPVKRVVDEALDSCPSVRRVIVTEHLGWPVHMQEGRDVWYHEEAEGVAKTCPAEEMDAEDPLFILYTSGSTGKPKGVVHTTAGYMVWADYTFRNVFQIEENDVYWCTADIGWVTGHTYLLYGPLLAGSTSLMFEGVPTYPSPGRFWEVIDKHSVTIFYTAPTAIRSLMAAPLDHVLSYSLDSLRVLGSVGEPINEEAWHWYHTHVGKERCPVVDTWWQTETGGIMISALAGITPSVPARAGLPLPGVHPVLLNQEGQEIQGNDQEGYLAIKQAWPGIIRTTYGDHERARQTYFAPYPGYYFTGDGARRDENGLYRIIGRVDDVINVSGHRFGTAEIENAINQNSHVVESAVVGYPHDVKGQGIYAYVICPEGVPEAEVERQRIEASIIETIVAEIGKIAKPDKIQIVSGLPKTRSGKIMRRILRKVAEGDTSNLGDTTTLLDPLVVDEIISGRK; encoded by the coding sequence CCTGGAAGAATACCACGAGGCCTACCACCTCAGCATCAATCACCCCGAAGAGTTCTGGGCCTCGGTAGCCGAGCCCTTTACCTGGCGCCGCAAGTGGGACCAAGTGCTTAGCTCCGACATGCCGGCCGGCCGCAACGAGTGGTTCCGGGGCGCCCGCCTCAACATCACCGAAAACTGCCTTGACCGCCACCTGGCTACTCGCGGCAACAAGCTGGCTATCATCTTCGAGCCCAACGACCCGCACACCCGCCACCTGCGCCTTACCTACCGCGAACTGCACCAGGAGGTCTGTAAATTCGCCAACGTGCTGCACAACAACGGGGTAGAGAAGGGCGACCGGGTGTGCATCTACATGCCCATGATTCCGCAGCTGGCCATTGCCGTGCTGGCCTGCGCCCGCATTGGGGCGGTGCACTCCGTCATTTTTGCCGGCTTCTCGGCCACGGCCATTGCCGACCGGGTGAATGACGCCCAGGCCAGCGTAGTACTGACTTCGGATGGCCTGAACCGCGGCGCCAAGCAGATTCCGGTGAAGCGCGTGGTGGATGAGGCCCTCGATAGCTGCCCGTCGGTACGCCGCGTGATTGTAACTGAGCACCTGGGCTGGCCCGTGCACATGCAGGAAGGCCGCGACGTATGGTACCATGAGGAAGCCGAGGGGGTAGCCAAAACCTGTCCGGCCGAGGAAATGGACGCCGAAGACCCGCTGTTCATCCTCTATACCTCGGGCAGTACGGGCAAGCCCAAGGGGGTAGTACACACCACGGCCGGCTACATGGTGTGGGCCGACTACACCTTCCGCAACGTGTTCCAGATCGAGGAAAACGACGTGTACTGGTGTACTGCCGATATTGGCTGGGTGACGGGCCATACCTACTTGCTTTACGGCCCGCTGCTGGCCGGTTCCACTTCCCTCATGTTTGAGGGCGTGCCGACCTACCCCAGCCCCGGCCGCTTCTGGGAGGTGATTGACAAGCACTCAGTTACTATTTTCTACACCGCGCCCACGGCCATCCGCAGCCTAATGGCCGCTCCTTTGGACCACGTACTCAGCTACTCGCTGGACTCCCTGCGGGTGCTCGGGTCGGTGGGAGAGCCTATTAATGAAGAAGCCTGGCACTGGTACCACACCCACGTAGGCAAGGAGCGATGCCCGGTGGTGGATACCTGGTGGCAGACGGAAACTGGCGGCATCATGATTTCGGCCCTGGCCGGTATTACGCCCTCGGTGCCAGCCCGCGCCGGCTTGCCGCTGCCCGGCGTGCACCCCGTGCTGCTCAACCAGGAAGGGCAGGAAATTCAGGGCAACGACCAGGAAGGCTACCTCGCCATCAAGCAGGCCTGGCCCGGCATCATCCGTACCACCTACGGCGACCATGAGCGCGCCCGGCAAACCTACTTCGCCCCGTATCCCGGCTACTACTTCACCGGCGACGGCGCCCGCCGCGACGAAAACGGCCTTTACCGCATCATCGGCCGCGTCGATGACGTGATTAACGTATCGGGCCACCGCTTCGGCACCGCCGAAATCGAAAACGCCATCAACCAGAACTCCCACGTGGTGGAGTCGGCGGTGGTGGGCTACCCCCACGATGTAAAGGGGCAGGGCATCTACGCCTACGTCATCTGCCCTGAGGGTGTGCCGGAGGCGGAGGTAGAGCGCCAGCGCATTGAGGCCAGCATCATTGAAACCATTGTGGCCGAAATCGGCAAAATCGCCAAGCCCGATAAGATTCAGATTGTGTCGGGCCTGCCGAAAACCCGCTCCGGCAAAATCATGCGCCGCATTCTGCGCAAGGTTGCCGAGGGCGACACCAGCAACCTCGGTGACACCACCACCCTGCTCGATCCGCTGGTAGTAGATGAAATCATCAGCGGCCGGAAGTAA
- a CDS encoding Mrp/NBP35 family ATP-binding protein, translating into MATITKEAVLKALSYVEEPDLGKDLVTLNMIEDVAIEGRRVSFTVVLTTPACPLKQLIHDACERAIHTMVDPEAEVVIVMTSRVTTMRQNQDVLPGVKNIIAIASGKGGVGKSTVTANLAIALAKTGAKVGLVDADISGPSMPLMFGVEAARPHVYQNEQGRNLIQPVEAHGVKLMSIGFLAPAESAIVWRGPMASSALKQFITEVEWGELDYLLLDMPPGTSDIHLTMVQTVPVTGSLIVTTPQKVALADAEKGLQMFRLPQINVPVLGIVENMAWFTPAELPNNKYFIFGEGGGQQLAAKHEVPLLGHIPLVQSIRENGDQGTPAILQDGSPAAAVFEQLAEDLARQVSIRNAVAPRTNVVKMNS; encoded by the coding sequence ATGGCAACTATAACCAAAGAAGCCGTCCTCAAGGCCCTGAGCTACGTGGAGGAGCCCGACCTGGGCAAGGACCTCGTAACGCTCAACATGATTGAGGATGTGGCCATTGAGGGCCGCCGCGTGTCGTTTACGGTGGTGCTTACTACCCCCGCCTGCCCCCTCAAGCAGCTCATTCACGATGCCTGCGAGCGGGCCATTCATACGATGGTGGACCCGGAGGCTGAGGTGGTGATTGTAATGACCTCGCGCGTAACCACCATGCGCCAGAACCAGGATGTACTGCCCGGCGTGAAGAATATTATTGCCATTGCCTCGGGCAAGGGCGGCGTAGGCAAGAGCACCGTTACGGCCAACCTGGCCATTGCCCTGGCCAAAACCGGCGCTAAAGTGGGCCTCGTGGACGCTGATATTTCGGGCCCCTCCATGCCCCTGATGTTCGGGGTAGAAGCCGCCCGCCCTCACGTTTATCAGAACGAGCAGGGCCGCAACCTGATTCAGCCGGTGGAAGCCCACGGCGTGAAGCTGATGAGCATTGGCTTCCTGGCCCCGGCCGAGTCGGCTATTGTGTGGCGCGGCCCCATGGCTTCGTCGGCCCTGAAGCAGTTTATTACGGAGGTGGAGTGGGGTGAGCTGGACTACCTGCTCCTCGACATGCCTCCCGGAACTTCCGACATTCACCTGACTATGGTGCAGACGGTGCCCGTAACCGGCTCTCTCATCGTGACCACGCCCCAGAAAGTAGCCCTGGCCGACGCTGAGAAAGGTTTGCAGATGTTCCGCCTACCCCAGATCAACGTGCCGGTGCTGGGCATCGTGGAAAACATGGCCTGGTTTACGCCCGCCGAGCTGCCTAACAACAAGTATTTCATCTTTGGGGAAGGCGGCGGCCAGCAGCTGGCGGCCAAGCACGAAGTACCCTTGCTGGGCCATATCCCGCTGGTGCAGAGCATCCGCGAAAACGGCGACCAGGGCACGCCCGCCATCCTGCAGGACGGCTCGCCGGCCGCCGCGGTGTTCGAGCAGCTGGCCGAAGATCTGGCCCGCCAGGTTTCCATCCGCAACGCCGTGGCACCCCGCACCAACGTGGTGAAAATGAACTCCTAA
- a CDS encoding NifU family protein: MTHSAAVEQHPLLPRIEQALDTIRPYLAADGGNVRVLDITEDMVLQLELLGACGTCPMSPMTLKAGVEESVKKAVPEIRAVEAINSTPMAEQPAGQTGHPVPPTPVPTPQF, translated from the coding sequence ATGACGCATTCCGCCGCCGTAGAACAACACCCGCTCTTGCCCCGCATTGAGCAGGCCCTGGACACCATCCGGCCCTATCTCGCCGCCGACGGAGGCAACGTGCGCGTGCTGGACATCACCGAGGATATGGTGCTGCAGCTGGAGCTGCTGGGTGCCTGCGGCACCTGCCCCATGTCGCCGATGACCCTGAAAGCCGGGGTGGAGGAGTCGGTGAAGAAGGCCGTGCCGGAAATCCGGGCTGTGGAGGCCATCAACTCCACGCCCATGGCAGAGCAGCCCGCCGGCCAGACCGGCCACCCGGTGCCGCCTACCCCCGTGCCGACGCCGCAGTTCTAG
- a CDS encoding HNH endonuclease signature motif containing protein — MDNKHYEKPRPIIPAETRRAIEVESGYSCAVKNCGEHTYLEIHHIDENRENNKLENLILLCDKHHKMAHAKVIDRKSLQEYKKLLVNSYNSILIERFNQLEKLIKEDKINQPIPQPSVIQPVDENVKKLVPDRYEILNFCLCHIAIAHYEKKNQVYFEHQVEFVRGNDRLLLDALRQDDDLPEDIIIEFQYLRKSYQDATVYGSWVDKKVEIYEMLTGRKAKGILLVVVGYKRMIGDRYLEYTRKGVEKLASNVSLVVYSCEEVGFHPGNISASLFASNLK, encoded by the coding sequence ATGGATAATAAGCATTACGAAAAGCCAAGACCAATTATTCCTGCTGAAACTCGCAGAGCAATTGAAGTTGAATCAGGATATAGCTGTGCTGTTAAAAACTGTGGTGAGCATACCTACTTGGAGATACATCATATAGATGAAAATAGAGAGAATAATAAATTAGAAAACTTAATACTACTGTGTGACAAACATCATAAAATGGCACACGCAAAAGTGATTGACAGAAAATCTCTTCAGGAATATAAAAAATTATTGGTAAACTCATATAATTCTATACTAATTGAAAGATTCAATCAATTAGAAAAACTAATTAAAGAAGATAAGATTAATCAACCAATTCCTCAGCCCTCTGTTATTCAGCCTGTTGATGAAAATGTTAAGAAATTAGTGCCTGATCGATATGAGATTTTAAATTTTTGTTTGTGTCATATTGCCATAGCTCACTATGAAAAAAAGAACCAAGTTTATTTTGAACACCAAGTAGAATTTGTTAGAGGTAATGATCGGCTATTATTAGATGCATTACGACAAGATGATGATTTGCCAGAAGATATAATCATTGAGTTTCAATACTTGAGGAAGTCATATCAAGATGCAACTGTATATGGGTCATGGGTTGATAAAAAGGTGGAAATATATGAAATGCTAACAGGTCGCAAAGCAAAAGGAATTTTACTTGTAGTAGTGGGGTATAAAAGAATGATCGGAGATAGGTACTTAGAATATACTCGAAAGGGAGTAGAAAAATTGGCTAGTAATGTTTCTTTGGTTGTTTACTCTTGCGAAGAAGTAGGTTTCCACCCTGGAAATATAAGTGCATCACTATTCGCCTCTAATTTAAAATAA
- the fahA gene encoding fumarylacetoacetase, with the protein MANPNDPSLHSWIDIAPGSDFPIQNLPFGVFETEERGPRLGVAIGEYVLDLYAVSQFGFFQDLELGPKMPKVFRRRSLNQFIALGRPVWRAVRQRVSELLRHDNDALRSDEIMRECLVRQSEVRMLRPVKPQNYTDFYSSIEHATNVGMMFRDPANALLPNWRHIPIGYHGRASSIVVSGTDIRRPNGQRKAPDAPAPSFGPSQQLDFELEMAFVVGRGTQLGDTVPVQNAEDYIFGLVLFNDWSARDIQSWEYVPLGPFLGKSFGSSVSPWVVTLDALEPFRVAGPVQEPEPLLYLRQLDQHNFDINLEVAIQPEAGPETTVSRSNFGLMYWSMAQQLAHHASNGCNMQVGDLYASGTISGPTPDSLGSMLELAWRGTRPLPLSDGSERKFLLDGDTVTMRGYCERDGLRIGFGEVTGKVLPAPQL; encoded by the coding sequence ATGGCGAACCCCAACGACCCGAGCCTACACTCCTGGATTGATATTGCCCCCGGCAGCGACTTTCCCATTCAGAACCTGCCCTTTGGTGTGTTTGAAACCGAGGAGCGCGGGCCGCGCCTAGGCGTAGCCATTGGCGAGTACGTGCTGGACTTGTACGCTGTGTCACAATTCGGCTTCTTCCAAGACCTGGAGCTGGGGCCGAAGATGCCGAAGGTTTTCCGGCGCCGCTCGCTCAACCAGTTCATTGCCCTGGGCCGGCCGGTGTGGCGGGCGGTGCGCCAGCGCGTCTCGGAGCTGCTGCGCCACGACAACGACGCCCTCCGCTCCGACGAAATCATGCGCGAGTGCCTCGTGCGCCAATCCGAGGTGCGGATGCTGCGCCCCGTGAAGCCTCAGAACTACACCGATTTCTACAGCAGCATTGAGCACGCCACCAACGTGGGCATGATGTTCCGCGACCCGGCCAACGCTCTGCTGCCCAACTGGCGCCACATCCCCATTGGCTACCACGGCCGGGCCAGCTCCATTGTGGTGAGCGGCACCGATATCCGTCGGCCCAACGGGCAGCGCAAGGCCCCTGATGCTCCGGCACCTTCTTTTGGCCCCTCACAGCAGCTGGATTTTGAGTTGGAAATGGCCTTTGTGGTAGGCCGCGGCACCCAGCTCGGCGACACGGTGCCGGTGCAGAACGCCGAGGACTACATCTTCGGGCTGGTGCTGTTTAATGATTGGAGCGCCCGCGACATTCAGAGCTGGGAATACGTGCCGCTGGGGCCGTTTCTGGGCAAGAGCTTCGGCAGCAGCGTGTCGCCGTGGGTGGTTACCCTCGATGCCCTGGAGCCCTTCCGGGTGGCCGGGCCGGTGCAGGAGCCCGAGCCCCTGCTCTACCTGCGCCAGCTCGACCAGCATAACTTCGACATCAACCTGGAGGTAGCCATTCAGCCCGAAGCCGGCCCGGAAACCACCGTGTCGCGCTCCAACTTTGGGCTGATGTACTGGAGCATGGCCCAGCAGCTGGCCCACCACGCCTCCAACGGTTGCAATATGCAGGTGGGCGACCTGTACGCCTCGGGCACCATTTCGGGCCCTACCCCCGACTCGCTGGGCTCCATGCTGGAGCTGGCCTGGCGCGGTACCCGCCCCCTACCCCTCTCCGACGGCTCGGAGCGCAAGTTCCTGCTCGATGGCGACACTGTAACTATGCGTGGCTACTGTGAGCGGGACGGCCTGCGCATTGGCTTCGGGGAGGTAACGGGCAAGGTACTGCCGGCGCCACAGTTGTAG